A window of the Diceros bicornis minor isolate mBicDic1 chromosome 30, mDicBic1.mat.cur, whole genome shotgun sequence genome harbors these coding sequences:
- the LOC131394613 gene encoding olfactory receptor 7D4-like has translation MEAGNHTEVSEFLLLGLSEDPELQPLIFGVLLSMYLVTVLGNLLIILTIISDSHLHTPMYFFLSNLSFVDICFTSTTVPKMLVNIQAQRKDVSYIGCFTQVYFFMIFALLEGFLLTVMAYDRFVAICHPLHYMVIMNPRLCGLLVLMCWFIIFWVSLLHILLLRQLTFCIGTEIPHFFCELAEVLKLACSDTLINNIAMYVATVLLGVFPLIGIVFSYSQIVSSIMRISPAGGKYKAFSTCGSHLSAVSLYYGTSLGVYFSSAVTHSSQRSSIASVMYTVVNPMLNPFIYSLRNKDVKGALGRLLSRAAPCP, from the coding sequence ATGGAAGCAGGAAACCACACGGAAGTATCAGAATTCCTCCTCCTGGGCCTCTCAGAGGATCCTGAACTGCAACCCCTTATCTTTGGAGTGTTGCTGTCCATGTACCTGGTCACCGTGCTTGGGAACCTCCTCATCATCTTGACCATCATCTCTGACTCCCACCTCCACACtcccatgtatttcttcctctctaACCTGTCCTTTGTCGACATCTGCTTCACTTCCACCACTGTGCCAAAGATGCTGGTGAACATCCAGGCTCAGAGAAAAGACGTCTCCTACATAGGATGCTTCACTCAGGtctatttttttatgatttttgcttTACTGGAAGGCTTCCTCCTGactgtgatggcctatgaccggtTTGTGGCCATCTGCCACCCACTGCACTACATGGTCATCATGAACCCACGCCTCTGTGGCCTCCTGGTTCTGATGTGCTGGTTTATCATTTTCTGGGTCTCCCTGCTTCATATTCTACTGTTGAGGCAGCTGACCTTCTGTATAGGCACTGAAATTCCACATTTCTTCTGTGAACTGGCTGAGGTTCTCAAATTAGCCTGCTCTGACACCCTCATCAATAACATCGCCATGTATGTGGCAACTGTCCTGCTTGGTGTATTTCCCCTCATTGGAATTGTCTTCTCTTACTCTCAAATTGTCTCCTCTATAATGAGAATTTCCCCTGCAGGAGGAAAATACAAAGCATTTTCCACCTGTGGGTCTCACCTCTCTGCGGTTTCCTTGTACTATGGGACAAGCCTGGGTGTCTACTTCAGTTCTGCTGTGACCCATTCTTCCCAAAGAAGCTCGATTGCCTCAGTGATGTACACTGTGGTCAACCCcatgctgaaccccttcatctacagcctgaggaacaagGATGTGAAGGGGGCCCTGGGGAGGCTCCTCAGTCGAGCTGCGCCTTGTCCGTGA